The following proteins come from a genomic window of Candidatus Leptovillus gracilis:
- a CDS encoding YdeI/OmpD-associated family protein, whose protein sequence is MQVTTTVKPKDRVAWRVWLEEHHAIAAEIWLLFDDRPEETAVSYLDAVEEAICFGWIDSIQKRFSPNERAQRFTPRKQRSNWTELNKERARRLIRLGLMTDSGRATLPDLETRSVVAADIVDALKAEPGAWSSFLAFPDLYRRVRIGYIEEMRKNPGEFERRLRNFVKRTSANQVFGNWNDGGRLG, encoded by the coding sequence ATGCAGGTTACTACAACCGTCAAACCAAAGGACAGAGTTGCCTGGCGCGTCTGGCTTGAAGAACACCATGCAATAGCCGCTGAGATTTGGCTGTTATTCGATGATCGTCCTGAAGAGACTGCGGTGTCTTATCTGGATGCTGTGGAGGAGGCGATCTGTTTTGGCTGGATCGACAGCATCCAGAAACGGTTCTCCCCAAATGAACGTGCTCAGCGGTTTACACCCCGCAAACAACGCAGTAATTGGACAGAACTAAACAAGGAGCGCGCTCGCCGCTTAATTCGGCTCGGGCTAATGACTGACTCTGGCCGGGCAACGCTTCCTGATCTGGAAACGCGGTCTGTAGTAGCTGCGGATATTGTGGATGCACTCAAGGCAGAACCTGGCGCCTGGTCTAGCTTCCTTGCATTTCCCGACCTGTACCGACGGGTGCGCATTGGCTATATCGAAGAGATGCGCAAGAACCCTGGTGAATTCGAACGCCGACTGCGAAACTTTGTGAAGCGAACTTCAGCCAACCAGGTGTTTGGCAATTGGAATGATGGAGGACGACTTGGATGA
- the fabG gene encoding 3-oxoacyl-[acyl-carrier-protein] reductase codes for MSLANKVAIVTGASRGIGRAIAEDLAANGAKVVVNYNASAAAADAVVAAIQAQGGQATAVPADVSDFQAAQDLIKAALDAYGQIDILVNNAGTTRDMLLPMMKEEDWDLVLDTNLKSVFNCCKAVTRPMLRRKQGGRIINISSVVGLIGQAGQANYAASKAGVIGFTKSLAKELGPRGITVNAIAPGFFPTALTTVLPDDLKEKSLEFIPLGRWGNLPEVAYLATFLASDKAAYITGQVINVDGGVAM; via the coding sequence GTGTCATTAGCCAATAAAGTTGCCATTGTTACCGGCGCGTCGCGTGGCATTGGCCGGGCCATTGCCGAAGATTTAGCGGCCAACGGCGCGAAGGTGGTCGTCAACTACAACGCCAGCGCGGCGGCAGCCGACGCAGTGGTGGCCGCGATTCAGGCGCAGGGGGGACAAGCAACAGCCGTGCCCGCCGATGTGTCCGATTTCCAGGCCGCCCAAGACCTCATCAAAGCCGCCCTGGACGCCTATGGGCAAATAGACATCCTGGTCAACAACGCCGGTACCACCCGCGACATGCTGCTGCCCATGATGAAAGAAGAAGATTGGGACCTGGTGCTGGACACCAACCTGAAAAGTGTGTTTAATTGCTGCAAAGCCGTGACGCGCCCCATGCTGCGGCGCAAACAAGGCGGGCGTATCATCAACATCTCTTCGGTCGTTGGCTTGATTGGGCAGGCCGGGCAGGCCAATTACGCCGCTTCCAAAGCTGGCGTCATCGGCTTCACCAAATCGCTCGCCAAAGAATTAGGGCCACGTGGCATCACTGTCAACGCCATCGCCCCCGGCTTTTTCCCCACGGCCTTAACCACCGTGCTGCCGGACGACCTGAAAGAGAAATCATTGGAATTTATCCCCCTCGGCCGTTGGGGCAATTTGCCGGAAGTGGCTTACCTGGCAACCTTTCTGGCCTCCGACAAAGCGGCCTACATCACCGGCCAGGTGATCAATGTGGATGGCGGCGTTGCCATGTAA
- the fabD gene encoding ACP S-malonyltransferase, which produces MGQTLVEQTPEARAVYEQADALLGFSLSTLCFVGPEEALTDTLNQQPALFTTSLALFAALQAQGMAAPDFVVGHSLGELSALAAAGSLTFVDGLALVRRRAELMQAAGQQEPGGMAAVLGLDLPVVADVCVQAAQQHGRPVQVANDNCPGQIVISGDAAALATAVTLAQSAGARKTVILPITIAAHSPLMASAAADFATAVDHTPISPPQIPIIGNVTAQPLLTPEDIRAELKAQLTASVLWTDSMNYLLSHGVDTVVEVGPGDVLLSLMKRIDRQTKRVKADAP; this is translated from the coding sequence ATGGGGCAAACGCTGGTAGAGCAAACGCCGGAAGCGCGTGCGGTGTATGAACAGGCCGACGCGCTGTTGGGCTTTTCCTTGTCCACGCTCTGTTTTGTTGGGCCAGAGGAGGCGCTGACAGATACGCTAAACCAGCAGCCAGCGCTGTTTACCACCAGTCTGGCGCTGTTTGCCGCGCTGCAAGCGCAGGGCATGGCCGCGCCAGACTTTGTGGTGGGCCATAGTTTGGGGGAACTTTCGGCGTTGGCGGCTGCCGGCAGCCTGACGTTTGTTGATGGGTTGGCGTTGGTGCGGCGGCGCGCCGAACTGATGCAGGCCGCCGGCCAGCAGGAACCGGGGGGGATGGCGGCCGTGTTGGGGTTGGATTTGCCGGTGGTGGCCGATGTGTGCGTCCAGGCGGCGCAGCAGCACGGCCGTCCGGTGCAGGTAGCCAACGACAACTGCCCCGGTCAGATTGTCATTTCTGGGGATGCGGCGGCGCTGGCAACGGCCGTTACCCTGGCCCAGTCCGCCGGGGCGCGCAAAACTGTCATCTTGCCCATCACCATTGCCGCCCATTCACCGCTGATGGCTTCGGCGGCGGCAGATTTTGCAACGGCCGTTGACCATACCCCCATCTCCCCCCCACAAATCCCCATCATCGGCAACGTGACCGCCCAGCCCCTCCTGACCCCAGAAGACATTCGCGCCGAACTCAAGGCGCAGCTAACCGCCTCCGTTTTGTGGACCGATTCCATGAATTACCTGCTTTCCCACGGTGTAGACACGGTGGTTGAGGTGGGACCGGGCGACGTGCTGCTGAGCCTGATGAAACGGATTGACCGACAAACAAAGCGCGTCAAGGCCGATGCTCCGTAA
- a CDS encoding CPBP family intramembrane metalloprotease has product MTSINSSKDRFRSASLIIELALLGAFFWFDYTDRISLPVSNTPYLFLIGWLSLRLRGLRWRDVGWSRPSDIRQTAIVALISAVIFQLFSLLVMIPIATRLTGETIDLSLLEQIEGNPVMLLVGLITVWILAAFGEEFVYRGYLLNRISDVTGQNMLGWGLALLISSFIFGIIHFYQGIVGVIDTGVSGLVFGGLYLMWRRNLWMPILTHGFSNSIALVLAFLGVL; this is encoded by the coding sequence ATGACATCCATTAACAGTTCTAAGGATCGTTTCAGGTCTGCGTCGTTGATCATCGAACTTGCTCTTCTAGGGGCATTTTTCTGGTTTGACTATACAGATCGGATTTCTCTTCCTGTATCAAATACCCCCTATCTTTTTCTTATAGGTTGGCTGTCATTACGTCTACGAGGCCTACGTTGGAGGGATGTCGGATGGAGCCGCCCCTCAGATATTCGCCAAACCGCGATTGTTGCACTGATTTCCGCTGTCATCTTCCAACTATTTTCTCTCTTGGTAATGATCCCTATAGCAACACGACTAACTGGAGAAACAATCGATCTGTCGCTGCTAGAGCAGATAGAGGGTAATCCTGTCATGTTATTGGTTGGACTGATCACCGTATGGATATTGGCTGCGTTTGGCGAGGAATTTGTGTACCGCGGCTATCTCTTAAATCGAATCTCTGATGTTACCGGTCAAAATATGTTAGGGTGGGGATTAGCGTTACTGATTTCATCCTTTATCTTTGGCATCATACACTTCTACCAAGGTATCGTCGGGGTAATTGACACGGGTGTTTCTGGGTTGGTGTTTGGTGGATTATACTTGATGTGGCGGCGCAACTTATGGATGCCTATTCTGACACATGGCTTTTCAAACTCGATTGCCCTTGTATTAGCATTTCTGGGAGTGCTGTGA